From Leopardus geoffroyi isolate Oge1 chromosome B4, O.geoffroyi_Oge1_pat1.0, whole genome shotgun sequence, a single genomic window includes:
- the COMMD3 gene encoding COMM domain-containing protein 3 isoform X1 has translation MELSEYVQKGFQMLADPGSFDSNAFTLLLRAAFQSLLDAQADEAVLDHPDLKHIDPVVLKHCHTAAATYILEAGKQRADKSTLSTYLEDCKFDRERIELFCTEYQNNKNSLEILLGSIGRSLPHITDVSWRLEYQIKTNQLHKMYRPAYLVTLNVENTDSRSHPEISFSCNMEQLQDLVGKLKDASKSLERATQL, from the exons ATGGAGCTCTCGGAGTATGTGCAGAAAGGCTTCCAGATGCTGGCCGATCCTGGCTCCTTCGACTCCAACGCCTTCACGCTTCTCCTCCGGGCGGCTTTCCAGAGCCTGCTGGACGCCCAGGCGGACGAGGCCGTGTTAG atcACCCAGACTTGAAACATATCGACCCTGTGGTTTTAAAACATTGTCACACAGCAGCTGCAACTTACATACTGGAGGCAGGAAAGCAAAGAGCTGACAAGTCAACTCTAAG CACTTACCTAGAAGACTGTAAATTTGATAGAGAGCGAATAGAACTGTTTTGCACGGAATATCAG AATAATAAGAATTCCCTAGAAATCCTACTGGGAAG TATAGGCAGATCTCTTCCTCATATAACTGATGTTTCTTGGCGTTTGGAATATCAGATAAAG ACCAATCAACTTCATAAGATGTACAGACCTGCATATTTGGTGACCTTAAATGTAGAG aaCACTGATTCCCGATCCCACCCAGAGATTAGTTTTAGTTGCAACATGGAACAATTACAG GACTTGGTGGGGAAACTTAAAGATGCTTcgaaaagtctggaaagagcaaCTCAGTTGTAA
- the COMMD3 gene encoding COMM domain-containing protein 3 isoform X2 produces MELSEYVQKGFQMLADPGSFDSNAFTLLLRAAFQSLLDAQADEAVLDHPDLKHIDPVVLKHCHTAAATYILEAGKQRADKSTLRCVFFLSFPLQNNKNSLEILLGSIGRSLPHITDVSWRLEYQIKTNQLHKMYRPAYLVTLNVENTDSRSHPEISFSCNMEQLQDLVGKLKDASKSLERATQL; encoded by the exons ATGGAGCTCTCGGAGTATGTGCAGAAAGGCTTCCAGATGCTGGCCGATCCTGGCTCCTTCGACTCCAACGCCTTCACGCTTCTCCTCCGGGCGGCTTTCCAGAGCCTGCTGGACGCCCAGGCGGACGAGGCCGTGTTAG atcACCCAGACTTGAAACATATCGACCCTGTGGTTTTAAAACATTGTCACACAGCAGCTGCAACTTACATACTGGAGGCAGGAAAGCAAAGAGCTGACAAGTCAACTCTAAG atgtgttttctttctttctttccccctccagAATAATAAGAATTCCCTAGAAATCCTACTGGGAAG TATAGGCAGATCTCTTCCTCATATAACTGATGTTTCTTGGCGTTTGGAATATCAGATAAAG ACCAATCAACTTCATAAGATGTACAGACCTGCATATTTGGTGACCTTAAATGTAGAG aaCACTGATTCCCGATCCCACCCAGAGATTAGTTTTAGTTGCAACATGGAACAATTACAG GACTTGGTGGGGAAACTTAAAGATGCTTcgaaaagtctggaaagagcaaCTCAGTTGTAA